One window of Halopelagius longus genomic DNA carries:
- a CDS encoding NUDIX hydrolase has translation MTERPLCATVSLRGVLFGPQDDVLVVKRATDGGWELPGGRLGAQEDAIDGVYREIKEETGLDVDVRRPVHAISWRNDDDDGRFGVYYHCLTPETEVSLSHEHTDFEWMSPRNAAKRLSDAQGKAVRRALEEHDQ, from the coding sequence GTGACCGAACGACCGCTCTGCGCCACGGTGAGTCTCCGCGGGGTGCTGTTCGGCCCGCAGGACGACGTTCTCGTCGTCAAGCGCGCCACCGACGGCGGGTGGGAACTCCCCGGCGGGCGACTCGGCGCGCAGGAGGACGCCATCGACGGCGTCTACCGCGAGATAAAGGAAGAGACCGGTCTGGACGTCGACGTGCGCCGACCGGTCCACGCCATCTCGTGGCGCAACGACGACGACGACGGGCGGTTCGGCGTCTACTACCACTGTCTGACCCCCGAGACGGAGGTGTCGCTCAGCCACGAGCACACCGACTTCGAGTGGATGTCGCCGCGGAACGCCGCCAAGCGTCTCAGCGACGCGCAGGGAAAGGCTGTTAGGCGCGCACTAGAGGAACACGACCAGTGA
- a CDS encoding formate/nitrite transporter family protein → MSSRDRGRDDSAVRDTADRSRSGAPAVGGAVRDRFSTDEIFQRVVATADEEVGASATRLFLSGLAAGFAITLTFFFYASMTAAAEGIDAAGLLAPLLYPVGFVYIIIGRYQLYTENTLTPVTLALTRVTSVPSVLRVWVFVLAGNLTGGAVGAFVLANTGVFSSAAATAAVDIGTKGVETAWWDLVFKGMFAGWLVAGMVWLEHAVRDSISRVVLVYLVIFTIPATGLNHIVVSFTDAVYVVFAGELGLLTALVQFPLPVLVGNTLGGVVLVTLLNFGQTEHRFPDENRRRRLSLREWLFERHTGRVEDDD, encoded by the coding sequence ATGAGTTCTCGCGACCGAGGGCGCGACGACAGCGCGGTCAGAGATACGGCCGACCGTTCCCGAAGCGGTGCCCCCGCGGTGGGCGGCGCGGTCAGGGACCGCTTCTCGACTGACGAAATATTCCAGCGCGTGGTCGCCACCGCCGACGAGGAAGTCGGAGCGTCGGCGACGAGACTTTTCCTCAGCGGTCTCGCCGCGGGGTTCGCCATCACGCTCACCTTCTTCTTCTACGCGTCGATGACGGCGGCGGCGGAGGGTATCGACGCCGCCGGACTGCTCGCTCCCCTCCTGTATCCGGTCGGCTTCGTCTACATCATCATCGGACGGTACCAACTCTACACGGAGAACACGCTCACGCCCGTCACGCTGGCGTTGACCCGCGTGACGAGCGTTCCGTCGGTCCTCCGCGTCTGGGTGTTCGTCCTCGCGGGGAACCTCACCGGCGGGGCCGTCGGCGCGTTCGTCTTGGCGAACACCGGGGTGTTCTCCTCGGCGGCGGCGACGGCCGCTGTCGATATCGGCACCAAGGGCGTCGAGACGGCGTGGTGGGACCTCGTGTTCAAGGGGATGTTCGCGGGGTGGTTGGTCGCCGGGATGGTGTGGCTCGAACACGCGGTTCGGGACTCAATCTCCCGCGTCGTCCTCGTGTACCTCGTCATCTTCACCATCCCCGCGACGGGGCTGAACCACATCGTCGTCAGCTTCACCGACGCCGTCTACGTCGTCTTCGCCGGCGAACTGGGACTTCTCACGGCCCTCGTCCAGTTTCCGCTTCCGGTGCTCGTCGGCAACACCCTCGGCGGGGTGGTGCTGGTCACCCTGCTGAACTTCGGCCAGACCGAACACCGATTCCCCGACGAGAACCGGCGGCGTCGGCTCTCCCTCCGAGAGTGGTTGTTCGAGCGTCACACCGGGCGCGTCGAGGACGACGACTGA
- a CDS encoding methyl-accepting chemotaxis protein, translated as MSDGSRGVVSRLLGTFERLLPNVIRRRYAAKFGLVLLVIVVLIAAAGTFIHLDTKASVEQQTESQIRGVADTEARAVAEWVSKKRSTASLLAGSLSERGANTTDAENERWLEQKLIEMPSDVRAIHYVNADTGNVAASTTDSLGGTGLSGHDAPWASDAGSFLETTDTTVTSPYSLDGEPVVAFVAPVSGQDGFVVLTASLRERSYQFKSPIATGDTKVVDAEGTILMDSRNQNLLDAYEPLGGGNVTAIESGLHGNAGYHVVGARTGMESGEYAMAYSPVVGTDWVLTYHVPKERAFALQSQVTTNLELLVGLALAALLLVGATLGRGTAKSLSTIAASADAIAGGDLDVDVPETHRIDEMGRLYDSFDSMSDYLDTVAGQTEALAEKDFDDPVLDEEVPGTFGESLSRTQTELEGLITELERKAEEFGDVMASAAEGDLTRRMAVDGDNESMNGVARSFNEMMVELEATIAEVSQFAETVAAASEEVTASAQEIERASQEVSESTQLMAEGADEQQQHLEQTATETSNLSATIEEVASSASELSETAENTEAASDEGREAAETALDTMSEIERQTVETVEHIEDLEDDMSRIGDIVELISSIAEQTNILALNANIEAARAGEAGEGFAVVAEEVKSLAEETQESAQEIEETIDTVQEKSADALEEVHGAREAVDEGVEAVEHAHSSLDDIVTNVEETTEGVAEISRTTDEQAASTEEVASMMDRVTDLSNEAADRAQNVAAAAEEQSSSLSEVSDGTEELASQSERLMSLVAQFTVGSDAATGAAAGDDGSPSPTPPDADRTPTVTDGGE; from the coding sequence GTGAGCGACGGGTCTCGAGGCGTCGTCTCGCGCCTCCTCGGCACGTTCGAACGCCTCCTGCCGAACGTGATTCGCCGGCGGTACGCCGCGAAGTTCGGACTCGTCCTCCTCGTCATCGTCGTCCTCATCGCGGCGGCGGGGACGTTCATCCACCTCGACACGAAGGCGTCGGTCGAACAGCAGACCGAATCGCAGATTCGCGGCGTCGCCGACACTGAAGCCCGGGCCGTCGCGGAGTGGGTCTCGAAGAAGCGCTCGACCGCCTCCTTGCTCGCGGGGTCGCTCTCCGAACGCGGCGCGAACACCACCGACGCGGAGAACGAACGGTGGCTCGAACAGAAACTCATCGAGATGCCGAGCGACGTTCGAGCGATTCACTACGTCAACGCCGACACGGGGAACGTCGCCGCCAGCACGACGGACAGCCTCGGCGGGACCGGACTCTCCGGCCACGACGCGCCGTGGGCCTCCGACGCCGGGTCGTTCCTCGAAACCACCGACACGACGGTGACGAGTCCGTACTCGCTCGACGGCGAACCGGTCGTCGCGTTCGTCGCGCCCGTCTCGGGGCAGGACGGGTTCGTCGTCCTCACCGCGTCGCTCCGAGAGCGCTCCTACCAGTTCAAATCGCCCATCGCGACGGGCGACACGAAGGTCGTAGACGCCGAGGGCACCATCCTGATGGACAGCAGGAACCAGAACCTGCTCGACGCGTACGAACCCCTCGGCGGGGGGAACGTGACCGCTATCGAGTCGGGACTCCACGGTAACGCGGGCTACCACGTCGTCGGCGCGCGCACCGGCATGGAGTCCGGCGAGTACGCCATGGCGTACTCCCCCGTCGTCGGAACCGACTGGGTGCTGACCTACCACGTTCCGAAGGAGCGCGCGTTCGCGCTCCAGTCGCAGGTGACGACTAACCTCGAACTCCTCGTCGGACTCGCACTCGCGGCCCTCCTGCTGGTGGGTGCGACGCTCGGTCGGGGCACCGCGAAGTCGCTCTCGACCATCGCCGCGAGCGCCGACGCCATCGCGGGCGGCGACTTGGACGTCGACGTACCCGAGACCCACCGCATCGACGAGATGGGTCGGCTCTACGACTCGTTCGACTCGATGAGCGACTACCTCGACACCGTCGCGGGGCAGACCGAAGCGCTCGCGGAGAAGGACTTCGACGACCCGGTCCTCGACGAGGAGGTGCCGGGGACGTTCGGCGAGTCGCTCTCGCGCACGCAGACCGAACTCGAAGGCCTCATCACGGAACTCGAACGGAAGGCCGAGGAGTTCGGCGACGTGATGGCGTCGGCGGCCGAGGGCGACCTGACTCGCCGGATGGCCGTCGACGGCGACAACGAGTCGATGAACGGCGTCGCGCGGTCGTTCAACGAGATGATGGTCGAACTGGAAGCGACCATCGCGGAGGTGTCGCAGTTCGCCGAGACGGTCGCCGCCGCCAGCGAGGAAGTGACCGCGAGCGCTCAGGAGATAGAGCGCGCGAGCCAAGAGGTGAGCGAATCGACGCAGCTGATGGCCGAGGGGGCCGACGAGCAACAACAACACCTCGAACAGACCGCCACGGAGACGAGCAACCTCTCTGCGACCATCGAGGAAGTCGCCTCGTCGGCCTCGGAGCTGTCCGAGACGGCCGAGAACACGGAAGCCGCGAGCGACGAGGGGCGCGAGGCGGCCGAGACGGCCCTCGATACGATGTCCGAAATCGAGCGACAGACCGTCGAGACGGTCGAACACATCGAGGACCTCGAAGACGACATGAGCCGCATCGGCGACATCGTCGAACTCATCTCCAGCATCGCGGAGCAGACGAACATCCTCGCGCTCAACGCCAACATCGAGGCGGCGCGGGCGGGCGAGGCCGGCGAAGGGTTCGCCGTCGTCGCCGAGGAGGTCAAATCGCTCGCCGAGGAGACCCAAGAGTCCGCACAGGAGATAGAGGAGACCATCGACACGGTCCAAGAGAAGTCCGCCGACGCCTTAGAGGAGGTTCACGGCGCGCGGGAGGCCGTAGACGAGGGCGTCGAAGCGGTCGAACACGCCCACTCCTCGCTCGACGACATCGTGACGAACGTCGAGGAGACGACGGAGGGCGTCGCGGAGATAAGCCGCACGACCGACGAGCAGGCGGCCTCCACCGAGGAAGTCGCCTCGATGATGGACCGGGTGACCGACCTCAGCAACGAGGCGGCCGACCGGGCGCAGAACGTCGCCGCCGCCGCCGAGGAGCAGTCGTCGTCGCTCTCTGAGGTGTCCGACGGCACGGAGGAACTCGCCTCGCAGTCCGAGCGCCTCATGTCGCTCGTCGCGCAGTTCACCGTCGGTAGCGACGCGGCGACGGGCGCGGCGGCGGGCGACGACGGGTCGCCGTCGCCGACCCCCCCCGACGCCGACCGGACGCCCACCGTCACCGACGGCGGCGAGTAA
- a CDS encoding methyl-accepting chemotaxis protein, whose product MSDSLFSRLAAVLPFGGERTRADGGVTTGDARTVTGVARSLAPAQLLDGVGSPVFVLDADGRVVAWNRPIQGLTGVSAEEALGSEHASEAFYPDGRRAKTLADKVLEAPRDADERFGVTSVEDTVAFEDASTMVTADGVERHIRFVAQPIFDGDELVAVMEVVHDQTDTVARDNASLALVHELLDTIGALADGDLSARVEYRDERGVLDEDVLTIVPEFNAMASRFERLADEVDEKAAHLGEAIERAANAATRIEAQVGEQSTLLDKGADEMQDLSASMEEIAATSDEVATAAEQARSAAENGREAGESVRTATDNVIDISDDLLESVTELQERMGAIEEVVEVIAEVADRTNLLALNANIEAARAGEAGEGFSVVADEVKQLANQTHTHTEEIAESIEEIQEQADVTVDASEQSHEQIQVASGEIEDVLGSLEEIADAADAAANGVSEVARATDSQATNIEGVTTTIQSAQTHASDTEEASAEITDATADQTMALDELTERVARLCGDASATDVDIDFDAHGADSNGDEATAETRPDGGSDGEADVEQMTGGGQAQTDGGHATEGARRTESDGGHASSDAGERETESDGGFEFDT is encoded by the coding sequence ATGTCAGACTCGTTGTTCTCTCGACTCGCCGCGGTACTGCCGTTCGGCGGCGAGCGAACCCGGGCGGATGGTGGGGTTACCACCGGTGACGCACGGACCGTAACGGGAGTTGCGCGTTCGCTCGCACCGGCGCAACTGCTCGACGGCGTGGGGTCGCCCGTGTTCGTCCTCGACGCGGACGGACGAGTCGTCGCGTGGAACCGGCCCATCCAGGGTCTCACCGGCGTCTCCGCGGAGGAGGCGCTCGGTTCGGAGCACGCCAGCGAGGCGTTCTACCCCGACGGCCGCCGCGCGAAGACGCTCGCGGACAAGGTGCTCGAAGCGCCGCGCGACGCCGACGAACGGTTCGGCGTCACCTCCGTCGAGGACACGGTGGCCTTCGAGGACGCGAGCACGATGGTGACCGCAGACGGCGTCGAACGGCACATCCGCTTCGTCGCCCAACCCATCTTCGACGGCGACGAACTCGTCGCGGTGATGGAAGTCGTCCACGACCAGACGGACACCGTCGCGCGGGACAACGCGTCGCTCGCACTCGTTCACGAACTCCTCGACACCATCGGCGCTCTCGCCGACGGCGACCTGTCGGCGCGCGTCGAGTACCGGGACGAACGCGGCGTCCTCGACGAGGACGTTCTCACCATCGTCCCCGAGTTCAACGCGATGGCCTCCCGCTTCGAACGACTCGCGGACGAGGTAGACGAGAAGGCCGCCCACCTCGGCGAGGCGATAGAGCGCGCGGCCAACGCCGCGACGCGCATCGAGGCGCAGGTGGGCGAACAGAGCACGCTCCTCGATAAGGGAGCCGACGAGATGCAGGACCTCTCTGCGAGCATGGAGGAGATAGCCGCCACCTCGGACGAAGTCGCCACCGCGGCCGAACAGGCCCGGTCCGCGGCGGAGAACGGCCGCGAGGCCGGCGAGTCCGTCCGGACGGCGACGGACAACGTCATCGACATCTCCGACGACCTACTGGAGAGCGTCACCGAACTCCAAGAGCGGATGGGCGCGATAGAGGAAGTCGTCGAGGTCATCGCGGAAGTCGCGGACCGGACGAACCTGCTGGCCCTCAACGCCAACATCGAGGCGGCGCGGGCGGGCGAGGCCGGCGAGGGCTTCTCCGTCGTCGCAGACGAGGTGAAGCAACTCGCCAACCAGACGCACACCCACACCGAGGAGATAGCCGAGAGCATCGAGGAGATTCAGGAACAGGCCGACGTGACCGTGGACGCCTCCGAACAGTCCCACGAGCAGATACAGGTCGCCTCCGGCGAGATAGAGGACGTGCTGGGGTCGCTCGAAGAGATAGCCGACGCGGCGGACGCCGCCGCAAACGGCGTCTCGGAAGTCGCGCGCGCGACGGACAGTCAGGCCACGAACATCGAGGGCGTCACGACGACGATTCAGTCCGCACAGACGCACGCAAGCGACACGGAGGAGGCGTCCGCGGAGATTACCGACGCCACCGCCGACCAGACGATGGCCCTCGACGAACTCACGGAACGCGTCGCCCGCCTCTGCGGCGACGCCTCCGCTACGGACGTGGACATCGACTTCGACGCCCACGGCGCGGACTCGAACGGCGACGAGGCGACGGCGGAGACGCGCCCGGACGGCGGGAGCGACGGAGAGGCGGACGTAGAGCAGATGACCGGCGGCGGTCAGGCGCAGACCGACGGGGGTCACGCAACTGAGGGAGCACGTCGGACGGAGTCCGACGGCGGTCACGCATCTTCCGATGCGGGAGAACGTGAGACGGAGTCTGACGGCGGATTCGAGTTCGACACCTGA
- a CDS encoding ABC transporter substrate-binding protein translates to MSSVRGDGRDPVKFGMVAPLSGSLERIGTHCKRAVEQAVADVNDAGGVLDRPVELVVVDSGASAETAVSEYESMRGEGVVGFVGGLVSDVSIALAPKAAEDGLMEVSPASTSPSLTGAGVNGDRTFFGRTIPSDLLQSVVMAKALDDPRYVDADRVSLVYIDNAYGSGLAEALHENLSASVAADVAYDPSADDFAPVVEEAFADDPDAVGFVSASGQEKGVLDAYDASDYEAPWVFSTGMLSGDLPSYYEGFYSASLSSVRTNGYLTLTKKLSELDPIAPYAVNGYDALMLMAAAAEHAGEAAGPAIADSIRAVSGGTGHTFSVGEFDRARALLDAGRDVNYQGAASGVDLNADLEPLSPYVVERVTDGGVEQLELIQKGYFGGDGQ, encoded by the coding sequence CTGAGCTCGGTTCGGGGAGACGGCCGGGACCCGGTCAAGTTCGGGATGGTCGCTCCCCTGAGCGGGTCGCTCGAACGTATCGGGACGCACTGCAAGCGCGCGGTCGAACAGGCCGTCGCCGACGTGAACGACGCGGGCGGCGTCCTCGACCGGCCGGTCGAACTCGTGGTCGTAGACAGCGGTGCCAGCGCCGAAACCGCGGTCTCCGAGTACGAGTCCATGCGCGGGGAGGGCGTAGTCGGCTTCGTCGGCGGCCTCGTCAGCGACGTGTCGATAGCCCTCGCGCCGAAAGCGGCGGAGGACGGACTCATGGAGGTCAGCCCCGCGAGTACCAGCCCCTCGCTGACCGGGGCCGGGGTGAACGGCGACCGCACCTTCTTCGGTCGGACCATCCCCAGCGACCTCCTCCAGTCTGTCGTCATGGCGAAGGCGCTCGACGACCCGCGGTACGTCGACGCCGACCGCGTTTCGCTCGTCTACATCGACAACGCGTACGGGAGCGGACTCGCGGAGGCGCTTCACGAGAACCTCTCCGCGTCCGTCGCCGCGGATGTCGCGTACGATCCTTCGGCGGACGACTTCGCTCCCGTCGTCGAGGAAGCGTTCGCCGACGACCCCGACGCGGTCGGATTCGTCAGCGCGTCCGGACAGGAGAAGGGCGTCCTCGACGCCTACGACGCCTCCGACTACGAAGCGCCGTGGGTGTTCTCGACGGGGATGCTCTCCGGCGACCTTCCCTCCTACTACGAGGGGTTCTACAGCGCGTCGCTGTCGTCGGTCCGGACGAACGGCTACCTCACTCTGACGAAGAAGCTCTCCGAACTCGACCCCATCGCGCCGTACGCCGTCAACGGCTACGACGCGCTGATGCTCATGGCCGCCGCGGCGGAGCACGCAGGCGAAGCCGCGGGGCCGGCCATCGCCGACTCGATTCGGGCGGTGTCCGGCGGAACGGGTCACACGTTCTCGGTCGGCGAGTTCGACCGCGCACGGGCGCTTCTGGACGCCGGTCGCGACGTGAACTATCAGGGCGCCGCGAGCGGCGTCGACCTGAACGCCGACCTCGAACCGCTCAGCCCCTACGTCGTCGAACGCGTCACGGACGGCGGGGTGGAACAGCTCGAACTCATCCAGAAGGGGTACTTCGGGGGTGACGGCCAGTGA
- the mutS gene encoding DNA mismatch repair protein MutS encodes MTSQGIVGEFLSLKSETDADLLTMQCGDFYEFFADDAELVGEELDLKVSQKSSHGSSYPMAGVPLDDLTPYLKALVERGYRVAVADQFEDDSGGHYREVTRVVTPGTLLETTDDDARYIAAVVSDDAGTEAGVGLAFADVTTGRFFVTEAEDADAAHSELYRFAPVEILPGPTVRSDDEFLRRLREGTDASLSLFEAEAFAPGRSKHVVREQFGRETLESVGLESDLAVRAAGGVLRYVEETGAGVLQSMTRLQTYETRDHLELDATTQRNLELTETMHGERKGTLVDAIDHTVTSPGGRLLREWVTRPRRDTEELRRRLDCVEALAAEALARERVRDALDGAYDLERLAARAASGSADASDLLAVRDTLAVLPELAEAIEGSRLADSPLADVVARPDREAAADVREELEAALAEDPPKTVTQGGLFKRGYDDELDELIDRHESAEEWIDTLAEREKRQHGLSHVTVDRNKTDGYYIQVGKSVADRVPEHYREIKTLKNSKRFVTEELEEKERTILRLEETRGDVEYDLFCELRERVAARAELLQDVGRTLAEVDVLASLAVHAAGNDWTRPTLSPSGPLRIDAGRHPVVERTTEFVPNDLHMDEERGFLIVTGPNMSGKSTYMRQVALIVLLAQVGSFVPARDAEIGLVDGIYTRVGALDELAQGRSTFMVEMQELSNILHSATEESLVILDEVGRGTATYDGISIAWAATEYLHNEVRAKTLFATHYHELTSLADHLERVANVHVAAEERDGDVTFLRTVEEGPTDRSYGIHVAELAGVPGPVVGRADEVLEKLREEKAIEAKGSGRSGPVQAVFDLSSGQFAAANGDSESATAGDGGRTPSREGSPSNGSAEGSSAGGRTASGDAAVGEERKTGETMDPEMEAILDELESTDVNQTSPLELMQRVQEWQDRLGGDGA; translated from the coding sequence ATGACTTCGCAGGGAATCGTCGGGGAGTTTCTCTCTCTCAAGTCCGAGACGGACGCGGACCTCCTGACGATGCAGTGCGGCGACTTCTACGAGTTCTTCGCCGACGACGCCGAGTTGGTCGGCGAGGAACTCGACCTGAAGGTCTCACAGAAGTCCTCCCACGGGTCGTCGTACCCGATGGCGGGGGTCCCCCTCGACGACCTGACACCGTACCTGAAAGCGCTGGTCGAACGCGGCTACCGGGTGGCCGTCGCCGACCAGTTCGAGGACGACTCCGGCGGCCACTACCGGGAGGTGACGCGCGTCGTCACCCCCGGGACGCTACTGGAGACGACGGACGACGACGCGCGGTACATCGCCGCCGTCGTGTCGGACGACGCCGGAACCGAGGCGGGCGTCGGCCTCGCGTTCGCCGACGTGACCACCGGCCGGTTCTTCGTGACCGAGGCCGAGGACGCCGACGCCGCCCACTCGGAACTGTACCGCTTCGCGCCCGTCGAGATACTCCCCGGGCCGACCGTTCGGAGCGACGACGAGTTCCTCCGCCGCCTCCGGGAGGGGACCGACGCCTCCCTGTCTCTCTTCGAGGCGGAGGCGTTCGCGCCCGGCCGGTCGAAGCACGTCGTCCGAGAGCAGTTCGGCCGCGAGACGCTCGAAAGCGTCGGCTTGGAGTCCGACCTCGCGGTTCGGGCCGCGGGCGGCGTCCTGCGGTACGTCGAGGAGACGGGCGCGGGCGTCCTCCAGTCGATGACGCGCCTGCAGACGTACGAGACGCGCGACCACCTCGAACTCGACGCGACGACACAGCGGAACCTCGAACTGACGGAGACGATGCACGGCGAGCGAAAAGGGACGCTCGTGGACGCCATCGACCACACCGTCACGAGTCCCGGCGGCCGCCTCCTGCGGGAGTGGGTGACGCGTCCCCGCCGCGACACCGAGGAACTCCGCCGCCGCCTCGACTGCGTGGAGGCCCTCGCCGCCGAGGCGTTGGCGCGCGAACGCGTCCGCGACGCCTTAGACGGCGCGTACGACCTCGAACGACTCGCCGCCCGCGCGGCGTCCGGAAGCGCCGACGCGTCGGACCTCTTGGCCGTCCGCGACACCCTCGCGGTCCTCCCGGAACTCGCGGAGGCGATAGAGGGGAGTCGCCTCGCCGACTCGCCCCTCGCGGACGTGGTGGCCCGACCCGACAGGGAGGCGGCCGCCGACGTCCGCGAGGAACTCGAAGCCGCACTCGCGGAGGACCCCCCGAAGACGGTGACGCAGGGCGGCCTGTTCAAGCGCGGGTACGACGACGAACTCGACGAACTCATCGACCGCCACGAGTCCGCAGAAGAGTGGATAGACACCCTCGCCGAGAGGGAGAAGCGCCAGCACGGCCTCTCGCACGTGACGGTGGACCGCAACAAGACGGACGGCTACTACATCCAAGTCGGCAAGTCCGTCGCAGACCGGGTGCCGGAGCACTACCGCGAGATAAAGACGCTGAAGAACTCAAAGCGGTTCGTCACGGAGGAGTTAGAGGAGAAAGAGCGGACGATACTCCGCTTGGAGGAGACGCGCGGCGACGTAGAGTACGACCTCTTCTGCGAACTGCGCGAACGGGTGGCCGCCCGCGCGGAACTCCTGCAGGACGTGGGGCGGACGCTGGCGGAGGTGGACGTGTTGGCGTCGCTGGCCGTCCACGCCGCCGGCAACGACTGGACGCGCCCGACGCTCTCGCCGTCCGGTCCCCTCCGCATCGACGCCGGGCGACACCCCGTCGTCGAACGCACCACCGAGTTCGTCCCGAACGACCTTCACATGGACGAGGAACGCGGCTTCCTCATCGTCACCGGGCCGAACATGTCGGGGAAGTCCACGTACATGCGGCAGGTGGCGCTCATCGTCCTGTTGGCGCAGGTGGGGAGTTTCGTCCCCGCGCGCGACGCCGAAATCGGCCTCGTGGACGGTATCTACACCCGCGTCGGCGCGCTGGACGAACTCGCGCAGGGTCGCTCGACGTTCATGGTCGAGATGCAGGAGCTTTCGAACATCCTCCACTCCGCGACGGAAGAGTCGCTGGTCATCTTAGACGAGGTGGGCCGCGGGACGGCGACGTACGACGGCATCTCCATCGCGTGGGCGGCCACGGAGTATCTCCACAACGAGGTGCGAGCCAAAACGCTGTTCGCCACCCACTACCATGAACTTACATCGTTGGCCGACCATCTCGAACGCGTGGCAAACGTCCACGTCGCCGCGGAGGAACGAGACGGAGACGTGACGTTCCTGCGGACGGTCGAGGAGGGCCCGACGGACCGTTCGTACGGGATTCACGTCGCGGAACTCGCCGGCGTCCCCGGCCCGGTGGTGGGGCGCGCCGACGAGGTGTTAGAGAAGTTGCGCGAGGAGAAGGCCATCGAGGCGAAGGGAAGCGGCCGAAGCGGCCCCGTGCAGGCCGTCTTCGACCTCTCGTCCGGCCAGTTCGCCGCGGCGAACGGCGACTCCGAGTCCGCGACGGCGGGCGACGGCGGTCGGACGCCGTCTCGAGAGGGGTCGCCGTCGAACGGAAGCGCCGAAGGGAGTTCGGCGGGCGGCCGGACGGCGTCCGGCGACGCCGCAGTGGGAGAAGAGCGCAAGACAGGAGAAACCATGGACCCCGAGATGGAAGCGATACTCGACGAACTCGAATCGACGGACGTGAACCAGACGTCACCGCTGGAACTGATGCAACGAGTACAGGAGTGGCAGGACCGACTCGGCGGTGACGGAGCGTGA